CTTAATTATAATTATATCACTGAACTTTTGAAATCAAAAGATATTATTCTTCATGAAATAATTGAAAATGAGAAGGAAGTAGAACTACACATAAGTCAGGGGCAAAAGCCTCATAAATGCCCCAGATGTGGGAGGATTACAAGCAAGATCCATGATTATCGTGTTCAACGAGTAAAAGACATACCAATGATGGGCAAAAAGACGTATTTAGTTTTAAGAAAGCGAAGGTATATTTGTAAAGAGTGTGGGAAGAAATTTTTTGAACATGTAAAGTTTTTGGGTAAACACCAAAGGATGACAAACAGACTGACAGCATATATTATAAGTCAGCTTAGCAATTTGAGCAGTATGAAAGAGGTAGCAAAACAGACAAATGTATCAGTTACAACAGTTATGAGGTTATTTGACAAAGTAAGCCCTATCCAGAAGGAAGATAAATTTTCTTCTGAGGCGATATGCGTAGATGAATTCAAAGGAAATGCAGGTGGAGCTAAATATCAGTGCATAATTGTGGATCCTGTAGAAAAACGGATAGTAGAGATTTTAAAAGACAGAAGAAAAGATATTTTGATTGAATATTTTAGAAAACTAAAGGATAGGGAGAAAGTGAAGTATTTCATATGTGATATGTGGAGGCAATTTGTGAAGGTAGCAAAGATATATTTTAAAAATGCGAAGATAGTGATAGATAAATTTCATTTTACACGGTATGTTTATTGGGCAACAGAAGGAGTAAGGAAAAGAGTACAAAAGGAGTTAGATGATAGTCTGAGGAAATATTTCAAGAGGAGCAGAAAATTATTGTTAAAAGCTTATGAAGAACTTACTCCAAAGCAGAAAGAAGAGTTAGAAATAATGTTTTGGTATAGTCAAGATTTGATAAAAGCGCATAGGCTTAAGGAAGAATTCAGGAAGGTTTTGAAAAGTAGCAATTCAGCAGAAGCAAAAGTTGAATTAAAAAAGTGGATAGAGGCAGCCCAAAGAAGTGAACTTCCTGAATTTCATAGATGTATAAAGGTTTTCAGGAAGTGGTTTTCTGAGATAGTGAATTCCTTTGATGTTGGATATACAAATAGCACAACAGAAGGTTTTAACAACAAGATAAAGGTGTTAAAGAGGAATGCATTTGGATATAGGAATTTTGAAAGATTTAGAAAGAGGATTTTATACAGTTGTAGTAGTTAGGGATTTAGAAGTGGATATTTAAAACCCGTCGAAGGAGTAGGCAAAGGTAATATGAGTTTTTAAAATCATTTTCTTGTAAGAGGTTTATATGATATTAAATGTATGTTTGATAAAACTAAAAAGGTGGGCATTCAGAATACCCACCCCAACTCTTGACAAAGAACCTTTTTTTTTATTATTATAAGGTATAGATAAATTTCTAAAGAGGTGATATTATTACTTTAGAGCCTTTATATGTTAAAATGATATTTTTCATTTTGTATAACTATTTACATTTTTGCTAAAATTATTAAGAAACAGAAGTTTTAAATCAACAAATAAAAAAACAATACTCAAGAGCTTAAATAAAAAACGGTATTTTGTGGAGATGGAGGAGGAATAGAACTATGAAAAAAACTATTACACTATCTATAATGCTTATCTGTTTTATTCTAATAAATTGTTTCAATTGTGTAAAAGTTGAAGCGGCTTATAATGGTTTTGGGGCCACTTCATACGCAGATATTTGGGCACTAAGCAGAAATTCAAATTACCCTAGTTTTGACGCAGATTGTACAAATTTTGCATCTCAAGCAATGCATGAGGGAGGAACTTTGCCATTTGATAAACAAAATGGTTGGTATTGCGAGAAAGTTCTTTGGTGGTGGAATTGGGGAACAGCTTGGAGTGTAGCTGATGATTTATACAGATATCTATCAAACTCAACCAGGGGAACGATTATAGGTAGATGGAGTTATAATCAGCAAAATGACTATAATGACTTACTTCAACCTGGTGATATTCTATTTTATGATTGGAATTCAGATGGAAGATTTGATCATGCTGGTGTTTCTGTAGGTTTAGGGTACGATTCTACTTATGGGAGAACTGGTAATGTTCAAGATCAACACACAACTGATAGATTTCATGCAATTTGGCATTTACAACCATATAATATTAATTACAAGATAACAACGATAATATTAGCTATTCGTCCCAAATAAAAATGAGAGGGAGGAGCTAAAATGAAAAAAAGAAAAATTTTAGTTTCAATTGTTTCTATTTTGGTTATATTTGGCGCAATATTAATTGCTATCAGTGTAAAAAGCAATCAACAATTGAATAATGAGAAAGATATAAAGAAAACAGTAATAGGTGCTCTGAAGATCCACGAAATGCTTATCTATCCCGCCGAATATACAAAGTCACCAGACATTCAAATTCCTCAAGAAGTTATTGATAAAAAACTGAAGGAAGTTACTCAAGCATGTGAAAAATATTTTAGTAGCAAATCTGGCTGGTTAGCAAACAGACTTAGCGTT
The DNA window shown above is from Caldicellulosiruptor owensensis OL and carries:
- a CDS encoding ISL3 family transposase, producing the protein MLNYNYITELLKSKDIILHEIIENEKEVELHISQGQKPHKCPRCGRITSKIHDYRVQRVKDIPMMGKKTYLVLRKRRYICKECGKKFFEHVKFLGKHQRMTNRLTAYIISQLSNLSSMKEVAKQTNVSVTTVMRLFDKVSPIQKEDKFSSEAICVDEFKGNAGGAKYQCIIVDPVEKRIVEILKDRRKDILIEYFRKLKDREKVKYFICDMWRQFVKVAKIYFKNAKIVIDKFHFTRYVYWATEGVRKRVQKELDDSLRKYFKRSRKLLLKAYEELTPKQKEELEIMFWYSQDLIKAHRLKEEFRKVLKSSNSAEAKVELKKWIEAAQRSELPEFHRCIKVFRKWFSEIVNSFDVGYTNSTTEGFNNKIKVLKRNAFGYRNFERFRKRILYSCSS
- a CDS encoding amidase domain-containing protein, producing the protein MKKTITLSIMLICFILINCFNCVKVEAAYNGFGATSYADIWALSRNSNYPSFDADCTNFASQAMHEGGTLPFDKQNGWYCEKVLWWWNWGTAWSVADDLYRYLSNSTRGTIIGRWSYNQQNDYNDLLQPGDILFYDWNSDGRFDHAGVSVGLGYDSTYGRTGNVQDQHTTDRFHAIWHLQPYNINYKITTIILAIRPK